The sequence TTACGGTGAGTTTGAGAACATGTGGGAGTTTCCAGGTGGAAAAGTGGAAGCAGGAGAAACTCAGGAAAAAGCTCTTATTCGTGAAATAAAAGAAGAGTTAGAGTTAGATATTGATATAACTAATTATTTGACAACTGTTGATTATGATTATCCAAATTTCCACCTTACAATGCATTGCTTTATATGCACTATATGTGGTGGGAAAATGCATTTAAATGCTCATAATGATGCTAAGTGGTCAACATTAGAAGAGTTAGATGAACTTAATTGGGTACCTGCAGATGTACTAGTTATTGAAAAGCTTAAAAGTGATAATAACCAGTAAGTTAGATATAAAGACTGAAAGTTTTATGACATGTGTACATAAGTTTATTTACATTTAGGGAACAGAATGTATAGATATTTTCAACAATTTAAAAAGAAAAGTGATATTTTTAGTTTATGATGTTAAGTACAAGTATAAACTTTGAATATCACTTTTTCTCTATAATTTATGAAATAAAGTAATCAAAAAGGTCTTCTCTAACAGGCGTAGATAATCGGCGTAGTTTTTATATAAAAAGTCCGTACATCTGTAAATGATGTACGGAGAAATCTTGGTATGTTTCAAGGAATTATGCCACACTATAAATTTTTACATCAGGGTCAGCACTCCAAAGTGGCTTAAGACCAACAAAGACATCATTTTTGAACATTTGGCTAGATAAGTAAGCCTGTGCATGTTCTACGCTGTCGAAGCCATGAAGCACTTGAACATCTTCATCACGAATAAGAAGATCTTTGGTTAGAGCACCTTCTATTGTTTCTAAAAATGGTCCACGATAGTCAGTATAAACCTTGGCAGCATCTGCACGATTATCCTT comes from Clostridium sp. TW13 and encodes:
- the mutT gene encoding 8-oxo-dGTP diphosphatase MutT, with the protein product MKTIEVVAAIIKHDDKILTTRRSYGEFENMWEFPGGKVEAGETQEKALIREIKEELELDIDITNYLTTVDYDYPNFHLTMHCFICTICGGKMHLNAHNDAKWSTLEELDELNWVPADVLVIEKLKSDNNQ